A genomic stretch from Penicillium digitatum chromosome 4, complete sequence includes:
- a CDS encoding 5'-methylthioadenosine/S-adenosylhomocysteine nucleosidase yields the protein MAYNAVAQVDHEVASVSSASVSRSPSPTHGHAFEQLPLDTDHIGGGSHLEAAKSTDNSSFSQLGSIIRSMTSTSYDVVEDDDYDVDPSPEERSNSLRIPPLNDSVVRHLSPETPIHSTCSEVPVPLSHPTPDLQSIQGAYKGNVTRLEESAEQLSSCSADIESEIRRIDQEQKRRSISSASNSLIHRNGAFSPAATTSSAHGSNVSPARQRSVSGARLAQLSEPAHDEHKLEVDEFPALPDLPPSQPLFDTKNDYYDDQYVPQGAPAETVLERRASVASGDTYQQARTLFTDFDGVHFTEPGRLVSLEQPPLARKPEHYKRPQAGENMVFYPAPVPRMLNLPPKLSRKANIDRDKRRTQIAGAIAAEDRKPTAVLLDADQKDPRDGRDDKRKSTVPPHLRASVFFDQPSTSLQVAVKQDSAVATLDSILDASANAPVSAFTDHPYAGHVGSVIYGKPKRKSLAKHLTGQKTNRLSRATIGQPYSTNNIDEHGDPVTSRYGSEAGNDSDRNHDEHGHERGSEDTDTESDQQSEDEEDEDEGGLDYVSPPNTLIAELELRKHELKHRRRTAVPLNGMRSTLLEIDELAQKQSDSRRQRPVALAWEGRDEDDDVPLAVLYPEKTSAENDDRPLGLIEKRELEENEPLSSRRARLKGKQLPQQEQRPATVYTPGPPAHVPEPAAQSDDETEIETLAERLQRLKGHNRSESKFASDLMAEIDSRAGIAPKEPQEVPTANEEETLAQRRSRLQKEAAAQLAPQKNPRMRRSMAALTQGRRPSQLNRQSSYDIFNQRPVTMSQFGNRMSMQQFPTQMGYPTLAGYPMAQQYGYPMNPRIGVNGMGYAPSMSQHPGPVKTDVIDRWRQSIH from the coding sequence ATGGCGTACAACGCCGTCGCTCAAGTTGACCACGAGGTGGCTTCTGTTTCTTCCGCTTCTGTATCACGCAGCCCCTCGCCCACTCATGGACATGCATTTGAACAGCTGCCACTTGATACTGATCACATCGGGGGAGGAAGCCATTTAGAAGCTGCCAAATCCACAGACAACTCCAGCTTCAGTCAGTTAGGCTCGATAATCCGTTCCATGACTTCTACCAGCTACGATGTGGTGGAGGACGATGACTACGACGTCGATCCTTCCCCCGAAGAGCGATCCAACAGCCTCCGAATTCCACCACTCAATGATTCTGTCGTGCGACACCTTTCTCCCGAAACCCCTATCCACAGCACATGCAGCGAGGTTCCCGTACCTCTCAGCCACCCTACCCCAGATTTGCAGTCGATACAAGGAGCGTACAAAGGAAATGTAACGCGGTTAGAGGAAAGTGCGGAGCAGCTGAGCTCGTGCTCCGCGGACATTGAGAGCGAGATCCGTCGCATAGATCAAGAGCAAAAGCGACGCTCAATCAGTTCCGCGTCGAATTCATTGATTCACCGGAATGGCGCGTTCTCCCCAGCAGCGACAACTTCCTCTGCCCATGGATCGAATGTATCCCCGGCCCGCCAGCGCTCCGTATCAGGGGCGCGTCTGGCTCAGCTCTCGGAGCCTGCACATGACGAGCATAAGCTTGAGGTGGATGAATTTCCCGCGCTCCCCGATCTTCCCCCCTCACAACCCCTTTTCGATACAAAAAACGATTACTACGACGACCAATATGTTCCGCAAGGAGCCCCCGCAGAGACAGTGTTGGAGCGCCGGGCCTCGGTCGCATCCGGCGATACCTACCAGCAAGCGCGGACACTCTTCACTGACTTTGACGGCGTCCATTTCACGGAACCGGGTCGCCTGGTTTCTTTGGAGCAGCCGCCGCTCGCCCGCAAGCCGGAACATTACAAACGACCGCAAGCAGGAGAGAATATGGTGTTTTATCCTGCCCCTGTCCCACGCATGTTGAATCTGCCACCAAAGTTGTCGCGGAAGGCAAACATTGACCGGGATAAGCGTCGTACGCAGATTGCAGGTGCCATCGCCGCTGAAGATAGAAAGCCAACTGCTGTGCTCCTTGATGCAGACCAAAAAGACCCACGCGATGGCCGTGACGATAAACGCAAATCGACAGTGCCACCACATCTCCGTGCGAGTGTGTTTTTTGACCAGCCCAGCACATCACTTCAAGTCGCGGTTAAGCAAGATTCTGCGGTTGCTACGCTGGATAGCATTTTGGACGCCTCTGCGAATGCGCCCGTTTCGGCTTTCACTGATCACCCGTACGCTGGTCATGTCGGGTCGGTCATCTACGGCAAACCAAAACGCAAGAGCTTGGCAAAACACCTGACAGGGCAAAAGACAAATCGTCTTTCGCGAGCCACGATTGGTCAGCCGTATAGCACCAACAATATAGACGAGCATGGGGATCCCGTAACTTCGCGATATGGATCGGAAGCCGGAAATGACTCGGACAGAAATCATGATGAGCACGGCCATGAGCGTGGGTCCGAAGACACTGATACCGAAAGTGATCAGCAAtctgaagacgaagaggacgaggacgaaGGAGGGTTGGATTATGTCAGTCCACCGAACACGCTCATCGCCGAATTGGAGTTGCGGAAGCATGAGTTGAAGCACCGACGCCGGACGGCTGTGCCTTTGAATGGTATGCGGAGCACTTTGTTGGAAATTGACGAATTGGCCCAAAAGCAAAGTGACAGCCGCCGGCAGCGCCCCGTCGCTTTGGCCTGGGAAGGGCGGGACGAAGACGACGACGTTCCTTTGGCTGTGCTATACCCCGAAAAAACCAGTGCCGAGAATGATGATCGTCCTTTGGGGTTGATCGAAAAGCGCGAACTGGAAGAAAATGAGCCACTGAGTTCACGCCGTGCCCGACTAAAGGGTAAACAACTCCCGCAGCAGGAGCAACGTCCTGCTACAGTGTATACGCCAGGGCCCCCGGCGCATGTTCCTGAGCCAGCCGCCCAGAGTGATGATGAGACTGAGATAGAAACCCTCGCCGAGCGGCTGCAACGGTTGAAGGGACACAACCGCTCGGAGAGCAAATTTGCTAGCGACCTGATGGCCGAGATTGACTCCCGAGCTGGAATCGCGCCCAAAGAACCCCAAGAAGTCCCCACCGCCAACGAGGAAGAGACACTCGCACAACGACGCAGTCGACTGCAGAAAGAAGCCGCTGCCCAACTCGCGCCCCAAAAGAACCCGCGAATGCGTCGAAGCATGGCTGCGCTTACACAGGGTCGTCGTCCTTCCCAGCTTAATCGCCAGTCTTCGTATGATATCTTCAATCAGCGACCTGTCACCATGTCCCAATTTGGAAACCGCATGTCTATGCAACAATTCCCGACACAAATGGGATACCCGACACTTGCAGGATACCCGATGGCACAGCAATATGGATATCCCATGAACCCTAGGATAGGCGTGAATGGTATGGGGTACGCTCCAAGCATGTCACAACATCCTGGACCGGTCAAAACCGACGTGATCGACCGCTGGAGGCAAAGCATTCATTGA
- a CDS encoding oxoglutarate dehydrogenase (succinyl-transferring), E1 component produces the protein MFHLLNPMSLLARRRSSQLVSSRAEDVKIKNRNVPAMPDDYDPRIRGKIVHDFSAPRPRRNLSATRQDTHVNGQDVSPPQIPSQPRGPHWNDQAKRHGDHSPVFKEHFEDQNVLQVENKGYLQSSLLTGQPQPSCDSSLPVFARNLPTHPPEGTVVVSEQPEPRAKESSPSQPNTISHAHPQHPQDQDTIPNVPFNPSALPRHLKSNASRFSFDMIGVASSTQEKMLEEKHKAKEASRRMEDGYFDDFDGDFDEDFDDDMMDDLDGLEEKIPGVNADADDDLDDFSLSRDINKAKSWAVPALSPVVTSPVAAASAEPTNASHRTSQLSEVTQLDDVPSQQPPEIQTSLNVRNEATPTLPQVPVAKQAASMVDDDDDLYFDDGNFGDLDVDDQDGGFDESIFDDVNSHLYERRRVGAPAAPLPTDSAVSGEDDSSAGKECSMAGRGLQGLQHMSSVASDYRVTGSVKRGPLGEPIPNMGPVRAHGGGVLTEQNLDILHNALAFAANEALYSAQVERNFSTSEASQGQYSAAQTSQTTDSQPGLVSDNSRISQAADAMAFEDVFDDQAYDNHSYDDNDDSYFDDEIVAAANAEALENDDDGFYGQEFGFYAHADGTGASELTNGGYFGPRRVEGITRNHSSRGKFQEPSLTPITERSEWSTRNSMISVKAHGGTHPNSALASPGLAQLVDMSNLDDDMSLSALMKLRQGAWGGSNGSLRSSAGSPPPHTLSSPQRASLSGAEASPTVSEARPFSPDETVSNNLSYTHDESYPRTASPL, from the coding sequence ATGTTCCATCTCTTGAATCCGATGTCTCTTCTTGCGCGCAGGCGCTCCTCGCAGTTGGTTAGCTCCCGCGCAGAAGATGTCAAAATCAAGAATAGGAATGTTCCTGCTATGCCAGATGACTATGACCCCAGAATTCGTGGAAAGATTGTCCATGACTTCTCTGCGCCCCGGCCTCGCCGCAATCTTTCGGCTACTCGGCAGGATACACATGTGAACGGGCAGGATGTCTCACCACCACAAATACCCAGTCAACCGCGTGGGCCCCACTGGAATGATCAGGCAAAACGGCACGGTGATCATTCGCCTGTTTTTAAGGAACACTTTGAGGACCAGAATGTTCTACAGGTGGAAAATAAGGGTTATCTCCAGTCTTCACTTTTAACAGGCCAACCACAGCCTAGTTGTGATAGCTCATTGCCGGTCTTTGCGCGAAACTTGCCTACTCATCCACCAGAAGGAACTGTAGTTGTTTCAGAGCAGCCCGAGCCTAGAGCGAAGGAATCTTCCCCAAGCCAACCAAACACAATCTCTCATGCTCATCCTCAGCACCCTCAAGATCAAGACACGATTCCTAATGTACCCTTCAATCCCTCTGCCTTGCCTAGACATCTCAAGAGCAATGCCTCTCGATTCAGCTTCGATATGATTGGAGTAGCATCATCTACACAAGAGAAAATGCTAGAAGAGAAGCACAAGGCCAAGGAAGCTTCTCGCAGAATGGAGGATGGGTATTTTGATGACTTCGACGGAGACTTCGACGAGGACTTCGATGATGACATGATGGACGACCTGGATGGTCTGGAAGAAAAGATTCCTGGCGTCAATGCAGATGCCGATGACGATCTCGATGATTTCTCACTTTCGCGAGACATCAACAAGGCGAAGAGCTGGGCTGTCCCGGCATTGTCCCCCGTGGTTACTAGCCCGGTCGCCGCTGCATCGGCAGAACCAACAAATGCCTCTCACCGTACCTCTCAGCTCTCTGAAGTGACACAACTGGACGATGTCCCCTCCCAACAACCCCCAGAGATACAAACGTCTCTGAATGTCAGGAATGAGGCAACACCAACCCTTCCGCAGGTTCCGGTTGCGAAACAAGCGGCCTCCATGGtcgacgacgacgacgatcTTTATTTCGATGACGGCAATTTCGGAGATCTCGATGTGGACGATCAAGACGGTGGATTTGATGAATCCATTTTTGATGACGTAAACAGTCATTTATACGAACGAAGACGGGTCGGTGCCCCTGCGGCACCATTACCAACGGACAGTGCTGTTTCGGGCGAGGATGACTCCTCGGCAGGGAAAGAATGCTCCATGGCAGGAAGGGGGCTCCAAGGTCTGCAACACATGTCCAGTGTAGCTAGTGACTATAGGGTCACAGGATCGGTCAAACGTGGTCCCCTCGGCGAGCCAATACCAAATATGGGCCCTGTCCGTGCCCATGGTGGCGGTGTACTCACAGAGCAAAATTTAGATATTTTGCACAATGCTCTAGCCTTTGCAGCCAACGAAGCATTATATAGTGCGCAGGTTGAACGCAACTTCAGCACGAGCGAAGCATCCCAGGGGCAATACAGCGCAGCTCAAACATCGCAGACAACAGACTCGCAACCGGGCCTTGTTTCTGATAACAGCCGGATTAGCCAAGCTGCAGATGCCATGGCGTTCGAAGATGTCTTCGACGATCAGGCCTACGACAACCACTCCTatgatgacaacgatgaTTCGTACTTCGACGACGAAATCGTTGCTGCTGCTAACGCCGAAGCTCTTGAGAACGATGATGATGGCTTTTACGGCCAAGAGTTCGGCTTTTACGCACATGCAGATGGAACTGGCGCCTCTGAGCTAACTAATGGTGGATACTTTGGTCCGCGACGGGTTGAAGGCATCACCCGGAACCACAGCAGCCGTGGCAAATTCCAGGAGCCCAGCTTGACTCCCATAACTGAACGAAGTGAATGGAGTACACGCAACTCTATGATCTCGGTCAAGGCTCACGGCGGTACCCATCCAAATTCAGCACTAGCGAGCCCTGGACTGGCGCAACTGGTTGACATGAGCAATTTGGACGATGACATGTCCCTGAGCGCACTCATGAAGCTACGCCAGGGTGCCTGGGGTGGGAGCAATGGTAGCCTGCGCAGCAGTGCAGGTAGTCCACCACCACATACGCTCTCGTCCCCTCAACGTGCAAGCTTGAGTGGTGCTGAAGCAAGCCCAACAGTTTCTGAAGCGAGGCCTTTCAGTCCCGATGAGACGGTCTCAAATAATCTCAGTTATACCCATGATGAGAGCTACCCACGTACTGCTTCGCCGTTGTGA